Proteins found in one Palaeococcus ferrophilus DSM 13482 genomic segment:
- the deoC gene encoding deoxyribose-phosphate aldolase: MDIARYIDHTNLKPYASREDIIRLCEEAREYNFYAVCVNPYRVKLAKQQLEGSDVKVASVIGFPLGATPTEVKVFEAKRALDDGADELDMVINIGALKDKDYEYVKKDIAEVVKVAHERGALVKVIIETCYLSEDEKVKACELAKEAGADFVKTSTGFGTGGATIEDVRLMRKTVGPDMGVKAAGGIRTYEQAKAMIEAGATRIGTSSGVKIVGGEP, encoded by the coding sequence ATGGACATTGCGAGGTATATTGATCACACCAATCTGAAGCCCTACGCTTCTAGGGAGGATATAATCAGGCTCTGCGAGGAGGCCAGGGAGTACAACTTCTACGCCGTCTGCGTCAACCCCTACCGCGTGAAACTCGCGAAGCAGCAGCTCGAGGGCAGCGACGTTAAGGTGGCGAGCGTCATAGGCTTCCCGCTCGGGGCCACCCCAACCGAAGTCAAGGTCTTCGAGGCGAAGAGGGCCCTCGATGACGGCGCCGACGAGCTCGACATGGTGATAAACATAGGAGCGCTTAAGGATAAAGACTACGAGTACGTGAAGAAAGACATAGCCGAGGTCGTCAAGGTCGCCCACGAGAGAGGGGCGCTGGTGAAGGTCATCATAGAGACCTGCTATCTAAGCGAGGATGAGAAGGTCAAGGCCTGCGAGCTTGCGAAGGAAGCGGGTGCCGACTTCGTGAAGACCTCGACCGGCTTCGGAACGGGAGGAGCGACGATCGAGGACGTTAGGCTCATGCGCAAGACCGTCGGTCCCGACATGGGTGTTAAAGCAGCTGGGGGCATAAGGACCTACGAGCAGGCGAAGGCCATGATAGAGGCAGGAGCAACTAGGATTGGAACCTCCAGCGGGGTTAAAATCGTCGGGGGTGAACCATAA
- the eno gene encoding phosphopyruvate hydratase, with amino-acid sequence MENPFEITGVYAREILDSRGNPTIEVDVYTPVSMGRAAVPSGASTGTHEALELRDGGERFHGKGVRRAVENVNKIIAPEIVGMDVTLQRDIDTLMLELDGTENKSNLGANAMLGVSLAVAKAAAEALAMPLYRYIGGTNAYVMPVPMSNVINGGVHAGNELDFQEFMIMPVGADSFREGIRWVSETYHVLKKVIGEKYGKNAVNVGDEGGFAPPMKEVTEPLDVLIKAIEEAGYKPGDEIAFALDAASSEFFYPDIGKYVVNGKEYTSGELLELYKELVNTYPVVSIEDPFHEEDWEGFVMITKELGNKVQIVGDDLFVTNPKRIRKGIEMGAANALLLKVNQIGTLSEAIDAAYTSFRAGYGVVVSHRSGETEDATIADLAVALNAGQIKTGAPARSDRNAKYNQLIRIEEELEGIALYPGKKFRNPFL; translated from the coding sequence ATGGAGAACCCGTTTGAGATAACCGGAGTGTACGCAAGGGAGATACTCGACAGCAGGGGAAACCCGACCATCGAGGTGGACGTTTACACCCCGGTAAGCATGGGCAGGGCAGCTGTCCCGAGTGGAGCCTCCACCGGAACCCACGAGGCCCTCGAGCTCAGGGACGGCGGCGAGAGGTTCCATGGAAAGGGCGTTAGGAGGGCTGTCGAGAACGTCAACAAGATAATAGCGCCTGAGATAGTGGGAATGGACGTTACACTCCAGAGGGACATCGACACCCTCATGCTCGAGCTCGATGGTACCGAGAACAAGAGCAACCTCGGTGCCAACGCCATGCTCGGCGTTTCGCTGGCCGTTGCCAAGGCTGCCGCCGAGGCCCTCGCCATGCCCCTCTACCGCTACATCGGAGGCACCAACGCCTACGTCATGCCCGTTCCGATGAGCAACGTCATCAACGGCGGCGTTCACGCGGGCAACGAGCTCGACTTCCAGGAGTTCATGATCATGCCCGTTGGAGCGGACTCATTCAGGGAGGGAATAAGGTGGGTCAGCGAGACCTACCACGTCCTCAAGAAGGTCATAGGCGAGAAGTACGGAAAGAACGCAGTGAACGTGGGTGATGAGGGCGGCTTTGCCCCGCCGATGAAGGAAGTTACCGAACCCCTCGATGTTCTCATCAAGGCCATTGAAGAGGCCGGCTACAAGCCGGGCGACGAGATAGCCTTCGCCCTCGATGCAGCATCAAGCGAGTTCTTCTACCCGGACATAGGTAAGTACGTCGTCAACGGCAAGGAGTACACCAGCGGCGAACTCCTCGAGCTCTACAAGGAGCTCGTGAATACCTACCCGGTTGTCTCAATCGAGGATCCCTTCCACGAGGAGGACTGGGAAGGCTTCGTCATGATAACCAAGGAGCTCGGAAACAAGGTACAGATCGTTGGTGATGATCTCTTCGTCACCAACCCGAAGAGGATAAGGAAGGGCATCGAGATGGGGGCAGCAAACGCGCTCCTCCTCAAGGTGAACCAAATAGGAACGCTAAGCGAGGCCATAGATGCAGCCTACACCTCCTTCAGGGCCGGCTACGGAGTCGTCGTCTCCCACAGGAGCGGAGAGACCGAGGATGCAACCATAGCCGATCTGGCAGTGGCTCTCAACGCGGGCCAGATAAAGACCGGTGCCCCGGCGAGGAGCGACAGGAACGCCAAGTACAACCAGCTCATAAGAATAGAGGAGGAGCTCGAGGGCATAGCCCTCTATCCGGGCAAGAAGTTCAGGAATCCGTTCCTTTGA
- a CDS encoding family 4B encapsulin nanocompartment shell protein, translating into MDVREILHHIIEELENEGLKPDVILAGPDFLMVAGDALVNVKLRIYEIAELGYDAVVADSSALGLTKRASRRISVDPFLEEIRKKEEEVLGELSFEEE; encoded by the coding sequence ATGGACGTGAGGGAAATACTCCATCACATAATAGAGGAGCTTGAAAACGAGGGGCTCAAGCCGGACGTTATACTCGCCGGCCCCGACTTCCTCATGGTGGCGGGGGACGCCCTCGTTAACGTGAAGCTCAGGATATACGAGATAGCGGAGCTCGGCTACGATGCTGTGGTTGCGGACTCTTCCGCCCTCGGCCTCACGAAGAGGGCCTCAAGGAGGATTTCGGTGGATCCCTTCCTTGAGGAGATAAGGAAAAAGGAAGAAGAGGTTCTCGGGGAGTTAAGCTTTGAGGAGGAATGA
- a CDS encoding ribonuclease P protein component 4 has translation MGKRFIRQREQREKRKVALERIDALFTLAGQVFPHYPELANRYVEIALAVQQKARVRMPRKWKRRYCKKCHSFLVPGVNARVRLRDGKVVVKCLECGHVMRHPYIREQKEKRRRKLKGTDS, from the coding sequence ATGGGCAAGAGGTTTATACGCCAGAGGGAGCAGAGGGAAAAGAGAAAGGTAGCCCTCGAGCGTATAGATGCCCTCTTCACGCTCGCGGGGCAGGTTTTTCCCCATTATCCCGAGCTGGCCAACCGCTACGTGGAGATAGCGCTGGCGGTTCAGCAGAAGGCCAGGGTCAGGATGCCGCGAAAGTGGAAGCGCCGCTACTGTAAGAAGTGCCATTCGTTCCTCGTACCCGGCGTTAACGCACGGGTGAGGCTCAGGGACGGGAAGGTGGTCGTTAAGTGCCTCGAATGCGGCCACGTGATGAGGCACCCTTACATCAGGGAGCAGAAGGAAAAGAGAAGGAGGAAACTCAAAGGAACGGATTCCTGA